The Trachemys scripta elegans isolate TJP31775 chromosome 14, CAS_Tse_1.0, whole genome shotgun sequence genome segment NNNNNNNNNNNNNNNNNNNNNNNNNNNNNNNNNNNNNNNNNNNNNNNNNNNNNNNNNNNNNNNNNNNNNNNNNNNNNNNNNNNNNNNNNNNNNNNNNNNNNNNNNNNNNNNNNNNNNNNNNNNNNNNNNNNNNNNNNNNNNNNNNNNNNNNNNNNNNNNNNNNNNNNNNNNNNNNNNNNNNNNNNNNNNNNNNNNNNNNNNNNNNNNNNNNNNNNNNNNNNNNNNNNNNNNNNNNNNNNNNNNNNNNNNNNNNNNNNNNNNNNNNNNNNNNNNNNNNNNNNNNNNNNNNNNNNNNNNNNNNNNNNNNNNNNNNNNNNNNNNNNNNNNNNNNNNNNNNNNNNNNNNNNNNNNNNNNNNNNNNNNNNNNNNNNNNNNNNNNNNNNNNNNNNNNNNNNNNNNNNNNNNNNNNNNNNNNNNNNNNNNNNNNNNNNNNNNNNNNNNNNNNNNNNNNNNNNNNNNNNNNNNNNNNNNNNNNNNNNNNNNNNNNNNNNNNNNNNNNNNNNNNNNNNNNNNNNNNNNNNNNNNNNNNNNNNNNNNNNNNNNNNNNNNNNNNNNNNNNNNNNNNNNNNNNNNNNNNNNNNNNNNNNNNNNNNNNNNNNNNNNNNNNNNNNNNNNNNNNNNNNNNNNNNNNNNNNNNNNNNNNNNNNNNNNNNNNNNNNNNNNNNNNNNNNNNNNNNNNNNNNNNNNNNNNNNNNNNNNNNNNNNNNNNNNNNNNNNNNNNNNNNNNNNNNNNNNNNNNNNNNNNNNNNNNNNNNNNNNNNNNNNNNNNNNNNNNNNNNNNNNNNNNNNNNNNNNNNNNNNNNNNNNNNNNNNNNNNNNNNNNNNNNNNNNNNNNNNNNNNNNNNNNNNNNNNNNNNNNNNNNNNNNNNNNNNNNNNNNNNNNNNNNNNNNNNNNNNNNNNNNNNNNNNNNNNNNNNNNNNNNNNNNNNNNNNNNNNNNNNNNNNNNNNNNNNNNNNNNNNNNNNNNNNNNNNNNNNNNNNNNNNNNNNNNNNNNNNNNNNNNNNNNNNNNNNNNNNNNNNNNNNNNNNNNNNNNNNNNNNNNNNNNNNNNNNNNNNNNNNNNNNNNNNNNNNNNNNNNNNNNNNNNNNNNNNNNNNNNNNNNNNNNNNNNNNNNNNNNNNNGCATGTCTTCGAACAGGGCGGGGTTGCTCAGGTATGCGGTGCGCATCGGCCTGGCTCGGGCACCCTCCCCCGGCTGAGGAAACCCCGGGGCACTGCCCCAGGACAGCTTTGGATGGGCTGGAATGGGTGGGTCCGGTTCTCAGCCTGTCCTGGCATGGAGGAAGGGCCAAGGGATGGACGAGGAGCATCTCCTGTCTCTGCATGGCCCCGGGGGTGTCTCATGGGATCACCACCTGGGCAGGGCCCGAATCTCCGAAACAAATCCCCATGTGGCTGCTGCGCACGGAGCCCGAGGCCTTGCCCTGCCCCATCACTCTAACGCGGAGGGGGGCAGGTATCTTTAGTGGGACGGGGCCACAGGGGGGCAGCACTGCCCACGTTCTCAAGCTGGTCACAGCAGGCCTGTGGATCCTGGCTAGCTGCTGCCCCCTGTGGCCGCTCGCAGCAGCAACCGTGGGGGAAAGAATTCCCTGCCGGGCTTTGCCCGAGGAACTCTGTTCCCCCGCCCCAGGGTGCCCGGctgtcccctgccccactccctcgGCCTCTGCTGCTTCAGGCCTTTACCGAGGCTCAGGCTTTCCTTGGCTTGTTATTAAAGGAGCTGTCCTGGGGCTGCTTCTGTGCAAACCCAGGGCTCAGCCGCTCGCGGGGGTGACACGCTCGACAGCATCAGcccctggcagagctgggccggAGGGCCCAGGCCATTGTGGGGAGCAGCAGGGTGCAAGTGCTGAGCCGGGAGTCCCGGGAACATCCTGGGCTGGGACAGATGGGCGGTGTGGGGTGGAGATGTAGTGGGGTATgacagggtggggcagggacacCTGGGTGTTATATTTGGAAGTGAGCAATGGTCAGGTGCTTCTTTCCCGCGCTGGTGAACATGGCTCGCTGGGGCGGAGCATGGCTTTGGTGCCTGCGggcctgcccacactcaccatGCTGTCCCGGGCACAGGTAGCTGGGGTCCATTCCCAGGTGCTACAGGATCTGCCAGAGGGCACCTTGGACCTCGACAAGCTGGAGTCGACAGTCCGTGCGGGCTATGGCAGCCGGTACCACCCTCGCTCAGTGCTCGTCTGCCTGGAGAACACCCACAGCTCTGCAGGGGGCCGGGTGCTCCCCCTTGCCTACCTCAGGGAGGTGCGTCTCGCAGGCCAGTGACACGAGTGTGCTGTTCTCAGCTGCCTGCCTCCTGGAGCTGGCATGAGAGGGTTCCTGGGGGGTGGCACTACCGGCCCTGGCCTCAGCCCCAAAGCGCCATCTGGGGTCCTGGTCTAGTGGTTCAAGAGCCAACTCCTGCCCTGCCTGCTAACCCCGAGCGGCTGGGCCAATTGCCCTCTGCGCCCCATATCACAGGGGTGCAGCCACCCATGCTTGCTCGGCCCCACAGGCAGGACCCTATCTGAGAccgaggggctgggctgggtgttgAGGGCGGGGCGAGGCAGCAGGTTCCACAGAGCCGCAGCCTGGCAGTGGGCCCCTGAGTCCAGCCTCTGGAGCTCTCCGGGGCTCCCCCTCCAGCTGCTTCACCATGTTCCTCCACTCCAGGTGCGCCTGCTTGCTGACCGCTACGGGCTGCACATCCACATGGACGGGGCGCGGCTGATGAACGCAGCCGTGGCCCAAGGCGTCGCCCCAGCTCAGATCACCCAGCACTGCGACTCCGTCTCCCTCTGCTTCTCCAAGGTGTGTCCGGAGACGGGGGGTGCAGGGAAGGTGACAGCACCTGGGGGCAGGTTCCCCTAGGGCCAGCTGGGAGAGGCATGAGGCAGCTGATACctaggagtgggggtgggaggcccCTTGGGGGCTGTCTCTGACTCCCTCTCTTGgcagtgcaggggctgggtgccCCGGCCGGGGCGCTGGTTGCTGGGTGCAGAGAGTTCGTGGCAGAGGCCTGGCGCATGCGGAAGCTGCTTGGTGGAGGGATGCGCCAGGCAGGAGTGCTGGCGGCCGCTGCCCGCGTAGGGCTGGAGCGCATGGAGGAGACACTGCAGAGAGACCACAGCAACGCCCGCAGCTTCGCCCAAGGTGCCTGCAGGTGCCCTGCTCCAGAAGCGAGGCcgaggtgtgggagagggtgtcAGTGCAGCAGGGCAAGGAGGCAGCGGGCTGgaccctgctgcactgccagcagGACCCCAGGACACATTGTCTCTGGCTCAGGGGAGCTGAGGTTGGCCCAGTTCAGTCAGGGATAACCCTGATGTCCTGGCCCCATCCTCCTCTGTGCCCCTCAGGGCACATCGCGGGAGCTCAGCCTGGGCACAGAGAGGCTGTGGCATTTGCCTGCCCTGGGAGGGGGGTGATCCAGCTAGGGGCTCCCAGGAGGGTCAAAAGGGGAACCTGGTAGCTCCCCAGCCCCATCTCCTGTGAGCAGAGGAGGGATGGGCCCCTCGCTGTTTtaccccaggggctgcagagtccCTCTGCGCCATTGGGGGCGAGCCTGGCGCTGGTACAGACGTGTGTCCTTCACCCCCAGGCATCTGGGAGCTTGGCTCGCCCATCTGCTCCGTCGACCCCTCGGCCGTGGAGACCAACATGGTGCTGGTGAAGGTGGCTGTGCCCTGGCTGTCCCCTGAGAAGCTGTGTGAGCGCATGCAGGCGGTGAGCGAGGAGGAGGTGGCTGAGACGGGGCGTGCTGTCAGCGTGCGGCTGTTCCCGTGGGCCGCGCGCTCCCTGCGGGCCGTCTGGCACTGTGACGTCTCCGCACAGGACACCCAGCTGGCAGCCAACAAGCTGAAATTTGTGGCCGAGCAGTGCTGGCGGGAGCGAGGGGCTGCACCCTAGAGCAGGCAGGAGGGGTGCGCCCGGGCcagacaggagagcgctcctgcctctgctgctggctggagcccagggctgccAAGCCAGAGCGAACATCCCAGCGCCAGCCGGGGGCCCACCctgcccagccctctgcttgcCTGTCGACACTCCACCGGCCCAGCCAGAAGCCGCTCACAGCTCCAAACACGGGAGCAGGCCAGTGACCCCTGTGGCCGCAGTGCtcctgccagctgactcagggccTTGGCCCGTCTTCCCACAATGCCTCTGGAGCTATCCCACAATCTAGGGTGCAGCGGGCGtgggggcaaggctgggagctgcaggcttcCTGCCCATAGGGATGTGCGCTATGGTCCATGCACACAGGGCAGCGTGACCCAACTGCGCTAGGGTTCAAGGGACCGTGTGAGGATCTACACCCTGGAGCCTGTTGtgaggctgcagggctggaagtGCTGGTGGAGCCTGCGGAGCTCAGGGCCTTTGCTGGCCCGGCAGGTTTGCACCCATTGGGcgctggagctggcagccaggtcCCCTCAGGTGCCAGCTGGGCAGCTTCCTTCAGGCACTGAATCCCGCTGTGCCTCCTGGGCGCCCGTGACCCCATGCCCCTGGATCGGCGCGGTCTGCCCGTTGGCCCTGGGCCGAGTTGAAGGTGTTGGTTATGACCCACAAAGCCCTAAATGGCCTGCCGGAGGATTGACCCTGCCCATGCTGTGCTGGGCCCCAGTGATACGCGAGGGGGTGGCTGGCAGGGCATTCCCCAGGCGGGTCCGGAGCCCCTGGAACTTGCTGTGAAGTAGCCCCCCTTGGGGGCATGCTGAGAGCCCTGGGGCACGGGGGTTGCAGGGGAGGCTGAAGGGGGCTGCTGGGGCAGCCCACGATGGAGTCTCCGGAGTTCCTGGTTGAACGCCCCTTGTCCGGCTGCAGTTGGGGGTTGATGTCAAGGTGCCTGGAGCCGTGCGGCGGCTGCTCCGCTTCCTTGCGGCTAAATAAAGAACAAGCTCCTGGCCTGGCTCAGGGGTTTGTCTGCTAAAGCTGTTTGTGCAGGGCCCCAGCTGTTCTATGGggagatcccagccccagagcggCCCAGCCCCTGG includes the following:
- the LOC117887760 gene encoding probable low-specificity L-threonine aldolase 2 (The sequence of the model RefSeq protein was modified relative to this genomic sequence to represent the inferred CDS: added 213 bases not found in genome assembly); this encodes MRQAMAQAEVGDDDYGEDPTVNELQRLAAQLLGMEEALFVPTSTMANLIAVMCHCQRRGAQLLVGREAHLHVFEQGGVAQVAGVHSQVLQDLPEGTLDLDKLESTVRAGYGSRYHPRSVLVCLENTHSSAGGRVLPLAYLREVRLLADRYGLHIHMDGARLMNAAVAQGVAPAQITQHCDSVSLCFSKGLGAPAGALVAGCREFVAEAWRMRKLLGGGMRQAGVLAAAARVGLERMEETLQRDHSNARSFAQGIWELGSPICSVDPSAVETNMVLVKVAVPWLSPEKLCERMQAVSEEEVAETGRAVSVRLFPWAARSLRAVWHCDVSAQDTQLAANKLKFVAEQCWRERGAAP